One genomic window of Daphnia pulex isolate KAP4 chromosome 10, ASM2113471v1 includes the following:
- the LOC124203494 gene encoding uncharacterized protein LOC124203494 has protein sequence MSQFKVACARNLPHDFKEEKLREVFEVHGPIQRVKILEDYAYVRIENRDDAVHALDALDGYDLYGTILQISLAKVNCVAKSPYQQGIVKFDRKAQVYRSTGSKAVSLDEVVAVGVADPPAGGFDAFAVVGVADPQAVGLDVVVVVGDAKAPVLGLDTAPLNDAAAPGNCLVAALEPSKESSNKDETYKRKVLHLSNVPHDLNEETLKRMFEVLGPVVHVKIIDDFAFIHFESSKYANKAFNFFKNVIVSMATSPSSV, from the exons ATGtctcag TTCAAGGTTGCTTGTGCGCGGAATCTTCCGCATGATttcaaggaagaaaaattgcgGGAGGTTTTCGAGGTTCATGGACCAATCCAGCGTGTGAAGATATTAGAGGATTACGCGTATGTGCGTATTGAAAACAGAGACGATGCTGTCCACGCACTTGATGCCCTTGACGGATACGATCTTTACGGCACGATTTTGCAAATTTCTTTGGCTAAGGTGAATTGCGTTGCGAA atCACCCTACCAACAAGGGATCGTTAAGTTTGATCGAAAAGCACAAGTGTACCGGTCCACCGGTTCTAAGGCTGTCAGTCTTGACGAAGTTGTCG CTGTCGGTGTTGCGGATCCCCCAGCGGGCGGTTTCGATGCATTTGCGGTTGTCGGTGTTGCGGATCCCCAAGCAGTCGGTCTCGATGTAGTTGTAGTTGTCGGTGACGCTAAGGCCCCCGTTCTCGGTCTCGATACTGCTCCCCTTAACGATGCTGCTGCACCAGGTAATTGTCTTGTTGCTGCCCTAGAGCCGTCCAAGGAATCTTCAAACAAGGATGAAACTTATAAG CGTAAGGTTCTTCATTTGAGCAACGTTCCTCACGACTTAAATGAAGAAACACTGAAACGGATGTTCGAGGTGCTCGGTCCAGTTGTCCACGTCAAGATTATTGACGACTTCGCTTTCATCCATTTCGAATCTTCGAAATACGCTAATAaagcttttaactttttcaaaaacgtaATAGTTTCCATGGCTACGTCCCCTTCCAGCGTTTAG